A region of the Fusobacteria bacterium ZRK30 genome:
AGCACATGTTCCTGTTCCACAAGGTGATCTGTCTACTTGACCTTCTCCAAATACCACTACATTTTGTAATGTCGCATCTTCACTCTTTGCCGGTCCATACATCTCTACTAAATCAATTGTCTTAATATGATCTAATTCAGGATGCTTTACTGTAATTTGCTCATTTGCAGCTTTTAATATTTTAACACCTAATTCGCATAACTTATTTGTATTAGCCGGGCAGATATCTAATCCTAATTGAGACGCTTCTAATATAGCGAAAAAACTTCCTCCAAACGAAACATCTAAAGTAAGCGTTCCTATTCCATCTACATCTATTTTAACGCCCTCTTTATGTAAAAATGCCGGTACATTAGTAAATGATACTTCTAAAGCTTTCCCGTCTTCTACTCTAACTCTACCCTTTATCAATCCTGCAGGAGATTCCATTGTGATATCTGTATATGGTTCTGTAACTTCTACCATTCCCATCTCAACTGCAACTGTCATCGCACCGATAGTTCCATGACCACACATGTTTAAGTAACCTCCTCCGTCCATGAAGATTATTCCTAAATCAGCTTCATCTATTGTAGGAGTTACTATGATTGATCCAAACATATCAGCGTGACCTCTAGGTTCATGCATAGCTAATGTTCTTACATCATCCAAGTTTGATTCTAAATAACTCTTCTTTTCTGCCATTGTTTTTCCAGGGATTTTTGGTACTCCACTGATGATTATTCTAGTCGGTTCTCCCATTGTGTGTGAATCTACAGCTATTATCTGTTTGTTGATTTTCATTCTTTGTTCCCCCTTCTTATTTTAAGCTTTAACATTGCCAAAGCTTTTTTTGCGTCTAAGTAAGTCATGTTGTTTTCTCCAACAACTTCTGTTTCAATACCATTTTCGTTTTTATTTATATCGACTATAGTATCCATATATTTATTTTTAACTACAAATTCTGCCTGTGTTCCCACAAAACTCATTCCAACTACTGGTATTTCTCGTTCACCGATCTCTCTCATGGTATTTTCATAATCAACATGACTATTTCCCCATCCATCCAGTGAAAAAATAACACCATCAGCTCTCATAGCTTCAATTAAATTTGCAGCTCTTTTACCTACAAAATTTTTCTCTTCATTTAATTGTGGAGTGCCCACTAATATTATTCCCAATAGATCTATATCCGAATCTTTAGAAACAATATCTAATAATGGATCTCTAAAATGATGCAGTGTTGTTTCCTTTGTTGAAGGTCCAATTCCCATAATAATTCCTCCTAATGCATAGCCTTAATAGCTCCATCCCTATATTCGTTTGGAGTTAATAGTACAGGCATATTGTATAATTCAATTATAGATTTTCCTCCTGAAAATCCAGACGGTTCTCTAGAAAAAAGTCTTGTATCATACATAGCTCCCTGTCCTGCAACTTGCTTTAGTATAACTACTTTTTTAGCTCCTGGTTTTATCTCGTCAAAAAATT
Encoded here:
- a CDS encoding proline racemase family protein, whose protein sequence is MKINKQIIAVDSHTMGEPTRIIISGVPKIPGKTMAEKKSYLESNLDDVRTLAMHEPRGHADMFGSIIVTPTIDEADLGIIFMDGGGYLNMCGHGTIGAMTVAVEMGMVEVTEPYTDITMESPAGLIKGRVRVEDGKALEVSFTNVPAFLHKEGVKIDVDGIGTLTLDVSFGGSFFAILEASQLGLDICPANTNKLCELGVKILKAANEQITVKHPELDHIKTIDLVEMYGPAKSEDATLQNVVVFGEGQVDRSPCGTGTCAKMATLFTKGKLAKGERFVYESIIETKFIGEILETSEKDGVKYVTPQITASAYITGVNHLYVDPTDPLKYGFSLK
- a CDS encoding glycine/sarcosine/betaine reductase component B subunit, which encodes MGIGPSTKETTLHHFRDPLLDIVSKDSDIDLLGIILVGTPQLNEEKNFVGKRAANLIEAMRADGVIFSLDGWGNSHVDYENTMREIGEREIPVVGMSFVGTQAEFVVKNKYMDTIVDINKNENGIETEVVGENNMTYLDAKKALAMLKLKIRRGNKE